The nucleotide window CTGCTCGTTTGGGCTCGCGGTGTAGATCCGCGAAGTCGGCATGGCACCGCCGTGAGGTTCCATGCCGTGCAAAACTGCTTTGTGCGCGGTGTCCGAGCGCTGACTGTAGACCTTTGCCAGTCGGCGGGCGGTCGCCTCATCTACCACTCGATTGAGCGCCTGCCGAAAGCGCGCAGCCGCTCCTGGCACGTTCTCGCACTTTTCACATTTTGACGCCTCAGCGCCCTCGCCGAACGCCTCGATGATCCCGACCGCGGCCAGCAGGCTGTAGGACGGATGACGGTCTTGCGCCAGGCTGAGGCTCTCACGGTAGGCCGTGACTAAGTCGGCGAGTCCGCGATCGGCCTGGAGGGCCTCCCACGCTTCCTCGAACCCGCGGTCGATCTCCACCACTTTGGGGGCAGGGTACGGGCCGCCCTCAGCGACGTTGTCCTGGCCCGGCGGCGTGATGGGGAAGCCAAGCGATGCCTGTGGGTCCATGGTCAAAGGCCATCGACTTATCCAAAGGCGCCCGCTGACGAGAGCCAGCAGGCTGCAGAGGAGATTCAAGTCGTACTCGGCCGCCAGCTTGGCCGCCTCGAGGTCGTATCCGGATGCGGTTCCGGACACCCGCACAAGAAAGGTGCGCGCGATCTGACCTGTGCCAAACGCCGCCAGAGGCCCCGTGAGCTCCATGAACGCATTCCCACTCGGCTGCAGGTCGATCGTGCCGACCCGGCGAGTCCCACTGAGGACCTGGGGCGGGCTTGTAAACGCCTCGGGGTGCTCACCGATCACGGCATGCCATTGGAAGTCGCGGCTAGCGCCGAGCTGCCGTGTGGCCTCCTTGACGATCCGCTGCCACAGCTGAACCTGGTCTGGCCGGCGTTCTCCCGTTCCAGCCACGGCGCACTCGGGTAGGCCGTTCCTCGCATGCGTGACCATCAGCGAGGTGGTGCAAGCCTGGCCATCCTTCGGTGTAATCCGAAAGGTGTCGGTACCTTCCCGGGACATCTGGACTCCCGTGACGCCGGGGAGTTCGGCGATCTGCTGGTGGACGCGGTTCAGCCACTCGTCTCCGCTTGTTCTGAGCGGCACCGGCGCCTTGTATCGCAGCGGCACGCTCCACTCTTCCTCGTCCACGGAACGAGGTTCGCAGAGCGAACCCAAGAGGGCATCCGAATTCCGCAGTGCCACGAATGCAAGCAGGTCCTGCGCGACGCTGGTCTACGTGACGGCCGCCTGCACGACGCCCGGCACACCGCCGCGACCGTGCTGCTCATCCTCCAGGTGCACGAGCGCGCCGCGATGGGAGTCATGGGCTGGGCGACCACGAGCATGGCGGCCCGCTACCAGCACATGACCGACCCGATCCGGGCAGACATCGCCAAGCGGGTGGGCGGCCTCATCTGGAAGCCTGCCGAGATGCCGGCCGCTGACCCTGCAGGGGAGCGGGACGGCGGTTCCGAGGCCGCCTGACGGGCAACTGAGACCACAACTGAGACCACTCACGCAGAAGGGCCGATCCCCGTGGGGGTCGGCCCTAGCGTTTTGCCTGGTGAAGCTGGCGGAGGATACGAGATTCGAACTCGTGAGGGGTTTCCCCCAACACGCTTTCCAAGCGTGCGCCCTAGGCCTCTAGGCGAATCCTCCGTCCGACAGGATACAGACCCTTCGGTGTCCCCTTCGGCGGGAGGGCGGGGCGGCGCGCCGACGGCCGCCGGGTACTCTAGTCGGCAGCCCCTCGTGCGGCGTCATCTTGTGAACCTCCCCAGGGCCGGAAGGCAGCAAGGATAAGCGAGCTCTGGCGGGTGCACGGGGGGTCCTTTCTTTCCCCGTACCCACCAACGCGGGACGCGGTTTGTTCTTGTCACACCCTCGACGGAGAATGGCGCGGTCGTCCAGGAGGTGGCAGGAGTGGCACTAGCCCTCTACCGCAAGTACAGGCCGCGGACCTTTGCCGAGGTCATCGGGCAGGAGCACGTCACCGAGCCGTTGTCGCAGGCGCTGCGCAGCGGCCGGCTGCACCATGCCTATCTCTTCTCCGGTCCGCGCGGCTGCGGCAAGACGTCGAGCGCGCGCATCCTCGCCCGCTCCCTCAACTGTGAGCAGGGTCCCACGCCCGAGCCGTGCGGTGCCTGCGCTTCGTGCAAGTCGCTCGCCAACGACGGCGCCGGGTCGATCGACGTCATCGAGATCGACGCGGCCAGCCACGGCGGCGTCGACGACGCCCGTGACCTGCGGGAGAAGGCGTTCTTCGCGCCGGCGAGCAGCCGCTACAAGATCTACGTCATCGACGAGGCGCACATGGTCTCGTCGGCCGGCTTCAACGCGCTGCTCAAGCTCGTCGAGGAGCCGCCGGACTACGTCAAGTTCATCTTCGCGACGACCGAGCCGGAGAAGGTGCTCGGCACGATCCGCTCGCGCACCCACCACTATCCGTTCCGGCTGATCCCGCCCGCGGTGCTGCGGCCCTATCTCCAGCAGCTCACCGAGGCCGAGGGCGTGCACGTCGACCCGGCGGTGCTGCCGCTTGTCGTGCGGGCCGGCGGGGGCAGCGCCCGGGACACCCTGTCCGTGCTCGACCAGCTCATCGCCGGCGCCGGGCCCGAGGGCGTCGGCTACAGCCGGGCGGTGGAGCTGCTCGGCGTCACCGACAGCGCGCTGATCGACGAGATGTGCGACGCGCTCGCCGCCGGGGACGGCGCGGCGGCCTACCAGACCATCGACCGTGTGGCCGAGGCCGGCCACGACGCCCGGCGCTTCGCCTCCGACCTGCTCGAGCGCTTCCGCGACCTGATCATCCTTCAGCAGATTCCGGACGCCGTGAGCAAGGGCCTGATCGACGGCCCGGCCGACCAGCTCGACCAGATGGGCGCGCAGGCGACCCGGCTCGGGCCGGCCACCCTGTCCCGCTGCGCCGACATCGTGCACAACGGCCTTGTCGAGATGCGCGGGACGACGGCGCCGCGGCTGCTCCTCGAGCTGATCACGGCCCGCATGCTGCTGCCGGGCGCGGACGATTCGAGCGGCGCGCTGCTCCAGCGGCTGGAGCGCATGGAGCGGCGTCTCACGCTGAGCGGCGACGAGGTCCGTGCGCAGCACGACTCCCCGCAGACCCCGCCGGCCGCGGCGGCACCCACCGCGAGCGGTGGTGGCGGTGGTGGTGGCGGCGGGATCTCGGCGGCCCGCGCCGCGGCCGCTGCGGCGAGTCGACGCGCCCCGGCGCCCGGTTCGGCCGCGCCGACCGGAGCCGCGCAGGGCGGGCACGCGGAGGCTGGCGCCGCGCAGGGTGGGGCGGGTCTGGCGCAGGCCGGGGGCGTTGCGTCCGGGGCCGGTGGTTCGGCTACGGCGGCTGTGGAATCTGCTCAGGTGGCGAACGTTGCCTCGGTGCCCGCCGGGGGCATTGCGCCAGGGCCGGCTGACCCGGTCTCCGCCGTGCCCAGCCCCCTGCACACCGAGGGCGATGCGGCGGCGTCCGCTGCCCCGGTCTCGGCCATGCCCGGCTCGGCCGCTCCCGTTTCGGCGGTGCCGTCCGGTCCGGCCGCTTCGGTTTCGGCTGTGCCCGGCTCGGCCGCTCCCGTTTCGGCGGTGCCGTCCGGTCCGGCTACTTCGGTTTCGGCCGTGCCTTCCGGCCTCGCGGATCCTGAACTGGCGGATCCTGAGCTGGTTGATCGTGATCTGGCGGATCGTGAACTGGCGGATCCTGGGCTGGCGGATCGGGGCCTGGCGGATCGGGGCCTGGCGGGTTCGGGCCTGGGGGATCCGGGTCTGGCGGGTTCGGGTCTTGCTGGTCCGGTTTCGGCCGTGCCGGGGTCGGCCCAGGTCTCCGGGGCGCCGTCCGCGCCGGTTGAGGCCGCGTCGTCTCGGCAGGACCTTCGCCGGCCGCCGGCTGCCCGTCGGCCGGAGCCCGCCGGCATCATGCCGGATGCGCCGGTGGAAGCCGGTGGTGATGACGTCGGGGCGCCCGGCCAGCTCTCCGTCGCGTCCATCCGTGAGGTCTGGCCCGAGATCATGGTCGCGGTCGGGCGGAAGAGTAAGAAGATCGCCGCGCTCGCACAGGGCGCCACCGTCCGCGACCTGGACGGCCAGACCGTGGTGCTCACGTTCCGCTTCCCGGCGCACGCCAAGATGGTCGCCGCCGAGCCGGCCCTGCTCTCCGACGCCCTCTACGAGGCGCTCGGCGGCCGCTGGCAGATCCGCTGCGACGTCGCGGGCGAGGGCGGCGCTTCTCCTGGCTCCGGCCCCGCGCCGCGCGCTCCGCAGGGCGGGCCGTCCGGCTCGGGACCGCAGGGCGGGCCGTCCAGCCCGGCGCAGCGGGCCCCGCAGGGACAGGGCGCTCCGGACGATCTCGCCGGACGCGGCGCCCAGACGCAGGCCACGGACGGCGCGGGTGCCACCACGCGGCAGCGCGAGGCGGCGCCGCGTGCCTCGGCGGCCGGGCGCGACGTGCCGCAGAGCCCGGACGCGGCGAGCGACGACAGCGACGATTGGCCGGAACCGGCACGACCGGGCGGGCGAGCGACCGCAGCGGCGGCCACTCCTCCTGCCGCGGACGACGAATGGCCCGAGCCGGCCAGGCTGGGCGGCGCGCAGGCGGGCGACCGGGATGCCGGCTCCGGTGGGCCCGCGGATCCGAGCGTCGGGCAGAGCGGGGCGGCGGGCGCACCGGATTTTGACGGCCCGGCCGGTGGCCGGGGCTTCGACGGCTCGGAGAACCCGGTGTCCGTGGGGGGACTTGAACCCCCACGCTCGTCCCCGCCGGGTGCCGGTGAGCGCGGCGGGTATGCGCCCGCAGGTGCAGCGGGCCAGGGTGCAGCGGGCCAGGGTGCAGCGGGCCAGGGTGCAGCGGGCCAGGGTGCAGCGGGTCACGGCGCAGCGGGTCACGGCGCAGCGGCGCGCAACGCCACGCCCGCGGCGGCCTCCGCGCCGCCGGCCGGGGCCGGGCGGCCGACGTCCAGCGGGCTCGCCGCGGCCCGCGCGGCGGCGGCGGGCGCGGGACGTGGCAACGCGGCGGCCAATCGGGGCGGCGCCAACGCCGCCGCGGCCAACAAGAACAGCGCTTGGGCCGACGGCACGCCGACGGAGGAAGCGCCCTACGATCCCGAGTACGACGGCCCGGTGCGGCCCGGCGGTGGCGCACAGGGTCACGGTGCCGCACAGGGCCGGGGCGCTCCGCACGGTCACGGCGGCGGCGCGGCGTTCGAGGGCTTCGATCCCGGTGACGAGCCCCTCGACGACGTGATCGACGAGCGGACCGCTCGGCAGAGCAGCGAGCAGCAGGCCGTGCAGTTGCTCCGCGACGCCCTCGGCGCCGAGAAGATCAGCGAGTCCTGACCCGGTTCCGTGCGGCCTGTGTGGCGCGCGGGACAATGGACGCGACTATCCCTTTCAATAAGGAGCTAAGCGATGCGCCCCGGTGGACAGCCGAACATGCAGCAGATCATGAAGCAGGCGCAGAAGATGCAGCAGCAGGTCGCGCAGGCGCAGGCCGAGCTCGCCGAGGCCGAGGTAACCGGCACCGCCGGCGGCGGCCTGGTCACCGTCGTGGTGACGGGTCTTGGCGAGTTCAAGTCGATCAAGATCGACCCCAAGGCCGTCGACCCCGAGGACATCGAGACGCTGGAGGACCTCGTCCTCGCCGCGATCCACAACGGGTCGGAGGCGGTGCGCGAGCTGACCGAGCAGAAGATGGGTCCGGCCACCGGCGGTCTCGGCGGCCTCTCCCTCCCGGGGTTCTGAGCCCGTGTACGAGGGCGCCATCCAGGACCTGATCGACGAGCTGGGGCGGCTGCCGGGCGTCGGCCCGAAGAGCGCGCAGCGGATCGCCTTCCACGTCCTGTCCGCCGATCCCGCCGACGTGACCCGGCTGGCCAACGCCTTGCGCAAGGTCAAGGAGCAGGTCCGCTTCTGCACGACGTGCTTCAACGTCGCCGAGTCCGAGCAGTGCCGGGTCTGCCGCGACACCCGCCGCGGCAACGACGTGCTCTGCGTCGTCGAGGAGCCCAAGGACGTCGTCGCTATCGAGCGGACCGGTGAGTTCCGCGGTCGGTACCACGTCCTGGGTGGCGCCATCAATCCGCTCGAGGGCATCGGCCCCGACAACCTGCGGATCCGGGAGCTGATGATCCGGCTCGGCACCGGCGAGGTGAAGGAGCTGATCCTCGCCACGGATCCGAACACCGAGGGCGAGGCCACGGCCACCTACCTCGCCATCATGGTCAAGCCGATGGGCATCACCGTCACCCGGCTGGCCAGCGGACTTCCGGTCGGCGGCGACCTGGAGTACGCCGACGAGATCACCCTCGGCCGAGCGTTCGAGGGCCGCAGAGCCGTATGACCCACCGGCCGTGACCAGCCGGCCGCCCCACGCCGCCGGCAGCCCAGCCCAGCCCCGCGCCGTCGGCGCGTCCCCGTCGAGCGATTGACGGGCTGCCGCCCCGGCTGCTGACGTGCCGCAGCCGGCCCTCACGATAGTTCGGTCATTCGCCGGCAGGAGGGGACCGGGGCATGCGCCGGCCGGGCTCGCCCGGCGGGAGCGCTGCTCGGGGTCGTTGCGGGAGCCTGGCCGATTCGCTGGTGGGATAGGTCCCCCGGATTCATCGGCATGGGCGGTCGAGTCCATCGGCAGGAGGATCGTCCGGGTCGTGGGCGTGAGCCGGTCGGAACCGCTGGCGGCAGGGTGGCCCGGGTCGTTGGCGTGAGAGGCCGGTTGGCTGGCGGCGGGGCTGCATGGGCCGTCGCGGAACGCAGGGCGATTCGCTTGGCGGGAGGGTCGTCCGGGTCGTGGGCGTGAGTCGGTCGGGTCTGGTGGCGGGAGGCTGCCTGGGGCGTCGGCGGTCGGGGCCGTTGGCAGGAGGTCGTTTCGGGGGGGCGCCGGGATGGGCCGACCGGGCACGTTCCGGCGGGTCGGCCGGGTTGTTCGCGGGGGCCGATCAACGGCGTGTGTCGGCCGAAATGCCTGGTGGGACGTGTGGTGCCGCAGTCGCCGGCGGTGCGGGTGTCGCCGGATGTTACATGTGACGTGGGTTACCAGGTCACGCCCCCGTCACAACGCGGCCAGGACTTGGTAAAAGCACCTACAGCCTATTGACCAGTGAGCAGGAATACGTGAGCGTTCCTCTCACGGCGGCGGCTTAACCCGTCCGCCGGTTCTATGCGTCCACACCGGCGACCACCATCGCCGGCACCGGGACGCAGTTACCCACGTTCGCGACAACCGATCGGTTGCCCGCGCTGCGGGGGCCGGTCCGATCCGGCGGCGCTGCCGCGGTTCGGCCTAGGCGCCGTGGCCGGTGGCCGGGGAAAGGACCGACGCTCCATGGTCGTTGGACCCGGCACGCAGGTTCCGATCGCTGCGGATCCCGCTGAGGGCGCCAAGGCGATCGAGGGCCGCTCGCTCGGCCGCATCGCCTGGACCCGGCTCAAGCGCGACCGCGTCGCCATGGGCGGCGGGTACGTCGTGGTCTTCCTGATCCTGGTGGCGATCTTCGCGCCGGTGATCGTCGGCCTTCTCGGGTCGCCGCCGAACGAGTTCCACCAGAAGCTGATCGACACGAACACCCTGGCGCCGTACGGCGGCACCGGCATCAGCGGCGACCACCTCTTCGGGGTCGAGCCGCAGAACGGCCGCGACATCTTCAGCCGGGTGGTCTACGGCGCCCGCATCTCGCTGCTTATCGCGTTCCTCGCGACCCTGGTCTCCGTCGTCATCGGCTCGACGCTCGGCGTCATCGCCGGCTACTTCGGCGGCTGGGTGGACGCGGTGATCAGCCGGGCCATGGACGTCTTCCTCGCGTTCCCGCTGCTGGTCTTCTCGATCGCGCTGGCCGGCGTCATCCCGGACTCGGCGTTCGGCCTCTCCGGCGACTCGCTGCGCATCGCCCTGCTGATCTTCATCATCGGCTTCTTCAGCTGGCCGTACATCGGGCGCATCGTCCGGGGACAGACCCTGTCGCTACGGGAACGGGAGTTCGTCGACGCGGCCCGCAGCCTCGGTGCGCGCAGCCCGTACATCATCTTCAAGGAGATGCTGCCGAACCTGATCGGGCCGATCCTGGTCTACGCCACGCTGCTGATCCCGACGAACATCCTGTTCGAGGCCGCGCTGTCGTTCCTCGGCGTTGGCATCCGGCCGCCGACGGCGAGCTGGGGCGGCATGTTGTCGGAGGCCGCGAAGTTCTACACGATCTGGCATTTCATGTTCTTCCCGGGCATAGCGATCTTCATTACCGTGCTCTCCTTCAACCTTTTCGGCGACGGCCTGCGGGACGCGCTCGACCCGAAGGGCAAGCGCTGAGATGCGCTTCGTGACTTTCACTCCAGCTGCGCGGTCCGGACCCGGACCGTTCCACCAGGGAGGTTGCTACAAGTGATCCGAAAGTCAAAGGTGCTGGTGGCCGGTACGGCCGCGCTTGCACTGTCGTTGTCCATGGCCGCATGTGGCGGTAGCGACGACGACACCAATGGTTCGACAAGCTCGAGCAAGGCCGAGTTCAACGCGGCCATGACCAAGGTGTTCAACCCTTCCGACAAGAAGGGCGGCACCGTCAAGCTCGCCAACTCCGGCGACTGGGACACCCTCGACCCGGGTGAGACCTACTACGGCTACTCGTGGAACTTCCTCCGCCTGTACGGCCGTGGCCTGCTCATGTTCAAGCCCGTCCCGGGTGCGGAGGGCAACACGGTCACCCCCGACCTCGCCGAGGGCCTGGGTGTTCCGTCGGACGGCGGCAAGACCTGGACGTACAAGCTCCGCAAGGGTGTCAAGTTCGAGGACGGCGCCGAGGTCAAGGCCGCGGACGTCAAGTACGCGGTGCTGCGCTCCATCGACAAGGAGACGTTCCCGAACGGCCCGGCCTACTTCGAGGGGTTCCTGAACCTCCCGGAGGGCTACAAGGGTCCGTACAAGTCGAAGGGCGTGAACACCGACTCGGCGATCACGACCCCGGATGACAGCACCATCGTCTTCCACCTGAAGTCCGCCTTCGGCGGCTTCGACTACCTGGCGGCGCTTCCGCAGACCGTTCCGGTGCCGGTGGCCAAGGACACGGGCGCCAAGTACAAGGAGCACGTGGTCTCGACCGGGCCGTACATGTTCGACCAGAACAACCTGGGCAAGAACTTCTCGCTCAAGCGCAACCCGAACTGGGACCAGGCGACCGACGCGAACCGTAAGGCGCTGCCGGACGGCTACGAGGTCTCGCTGAACGTCAACGCGGACGACATCGACAACCGTCTGCTCTCCGGCGACCTCGACCTCGACGTCGTGGGCACCGGCGTGCAGCCGGCCGCCCTCGGCCGCGTCGTGGGTGACCCGGCGCTCAAGGCGCAGACCGACAACCCGGTCCTCGCCCGGCTCTGGTACACCTCGATCAACCCGACCGTCGCGCCGCTGGACAACATCGAGTGCCGCAAGGCCGTCGAGTTCGCCGCGGACAAGACCGGCTACCAGACCGCTTACGGCGGCCCGCTGGCCGGTGGCGACATCGCCACGACGATCCTGCCCCCGATGATCCCGGGCTACGAGAAGTTCGACCTCTACCCGGCCGGCGCCGACAACACCGGTGACGTGGAGAAGGCCAAGGCCGCTCTCACCGCCTGTGGCCAGCCGAACGGCTTCGAGACGAACATGGGTTACCGCGCCGAGCGGCCCAAGGAGAAGGCTGTCGCCGAGTCGCTGCAGCAGTCGCTGGCCCGGGTCGGCATCAAGCTCACGCTGAAGCCGTTCCCGCAGGGTGACTACTTCTCGCAGTACGCCGGCAACCCGCCGTACGTGAAGGCCAACAAGCTCGGCCTGGTCACCAACGGCTGGGGTGCGGACTGGAACGACGGCTTCGGCTTCCTGTCGCAGATCGTGGACAGCCGGGTCATCCGGGAGACCGGTGGCTCGTCCAACACCAGCGTCCGGATCCCCCAGGTGGACCAGATGCTGGACGCGGCCGTCGCCGAGACCGACACGGCCAAGCGCGACGCGCAGTGGGGCCCGATCGACAAGCGCGTCATGGAAGAGGCGGTGATCCTGCCGGGCGTCTACGCGAAGAGCCTGATGATCCGGCCGAAGCGTCTCTCCAACGTCTTCGTCAGCGAGGCGTACAGCATGTACGACTACCTGTCGCTGGGCGTCGCGTAAACCATCTCCGCCACTTCTCCATCAGCTAGGTAGGTGAAGGCAGCAGGCGGCCGGTCCGGGGCGACCCGGGCCGGCCGCTACAGCCGGGCTCTGTGATCACGTACATCATCAGGCGTCTCTTTGCGGCCGTCGTGCTGCTCTTCATCGTCAGCGCCGCCACTTTTGCGATCTTCTACCTGGTCCCGCGACTGGTGGGGTCGACTCCGGAGACGCTGGCCACCCGGTACGTCGGGCGGGCAGCGACACCGGAGACGGTCAACCTCATCGCGCACAAGCTGGGCTTCTACGACCCGCTCTGGCTGCAGTACGGCCGCTGGGTCAAGGGCATCTTCCTCGGCGCCGAGTACGACTACGGCGCCGGCGTGGAGCACTGCCCCGCGCCGTGCTTCGGCTACTCCTTCGTCACCCACCAGCCGGTCTGGCCGGACCTGCTCGACCGGCTGCCGGTGACGCTGTCGCTCGCCGTCGGCGCCTCGGTCCTGTGGCTGGTGTTCGGCCTCTCCACCGGCGTCGTGTCCGCGCTGCGCCGCGGCTCGGTGCTGGACCGCGCCGCGATGAGCTTCTCGCTCGCCGGCGTCTCCCTCCCCATCTTCTTCACGGGCATGGTCGGCCTGCTGGTGTTCAGCTACAAGCTCGGCTGGACGGCTCCCGGCGGCACCTACACGCCGTTCACCGAGAGCCCGATCGACTGGGCCTACGCCCTGTTGCTGCCGTGGCTGGTCCTGGCGCTGCAATTCTCCGCCCAGTACGCGCGGCTGACGCGCGCCGGCATGCTGGAGACCATGGGCGAGGACTACATCCGCACCGCCCGCGCCAAGGGCCTGCGGGAACGCGACGTGAACATCAAGCACGGCCTGCGTGCCACGCTGACGCCCATCCTGACCATCTTCGGCCTGGACTTCGGTCTGCTGCTCGGCGGTGCGGTCCTGACCGAGCAGGTGTTCTCCCTGCCCGGCCTCGGCAAGTACGCGGTCGACGCGATCACCAACAACGACCTGCCGAAGGTGCTCGGCGTGACCCTCATGGCGGCGTTCTTCGTCGTCATCGCCAACCTGATCGTCGACCTGCTCTACGCGGTCGTCGACCCGAGAGTGAGGGTGGGCTGATGTCCGGCGGACAGCCATTCCTCGAGGTCAAGGACCTCAAGATTCACTTCCCGACCGACGACGGCCTGGTACGCAGCGTCGACGGACTGAACTTCTCCCTGGAACGCGGCCGCACGCTCGGCATCGTCGGTGAGTCGGGGTCCGGCAAGTCGGTCACCAGCCTGGGCATCATGGGCATCTACAACAAGCGCAACGCCCAGGTCTCGGGAGAGATCTGGCTGGACGGCGAGGAGATCGTCAGCGCCGGCGCGGAGACCGTCCGCAAGCTGCGCGGCAACAAGCTCGCGATGATCTTCCAGGATCCGCTGTCGGCGATGCACCCGTACTACACGGTCGGTAAGCAGATCGTCGAGGCGTACCAGGTGCACCACAACGTGTCCAAGAAGGTCGCCCGCAAGCACGCGGTGGACATGCTGGGCCGGGTCGGCATCCCGCAGCCGGACCGCCGGGTCGACGACTACCCGCACCAGTTCTCCGGCGGCATGCGCCAGCGCGCGATGATCGCCATGGCGCTGGTCAACGACCCGCAGCTGCTGATCGCCGACGAGCCGACCACCGCGCTCGACGTGACCGTGCAGGCGCAGATCCTTGACCTGATGCACGACCTACAGGCGGAGTTCAACTCGGCGCTGATCGTCATCACCCACGACCTCGGCGTGGTGGCCGAGCTCGCCGACGACGTGCTTGTCATGTACGGCGGCAAGTGCATCGAGTTCGCCGAGGCCACCACGATCTTCGACCGCCCCGAGCACCCGTACACCTGGGGTCTGCTCGGGTCCATGCCGCGCATGGACCGGCCCAACCTGGACCGGCTCGTGCCCATCCCGGGCCTGCCGCCGTCGCTGATCAACCTGCCGACCGGCTGCGCCTTCAACCCTCGTTGTGCCTACGAGGAGCGGACGGCCGGTCTCGGCACCACGGTTCAGCCGGAGCTGACCCGGGCCGGCGGCAGCAAGCACCTGGTTCGCTGCCACCTGCCGACGGAAGAGCGCCAGCGGATCTGGCTGCAAGAGATCAAGCCGAAGCTGGAGGCGTGATGAGCGAGCGAGGCGACGCCCTGCTGAGGGTGAAAGGGCTGGAGAAGCACTTTCCGATCACCAAGGGCCTGCTACAGCGCAAGGTCGGCGCCGTGCGCGCGGTCGACGGCATCGACTTCG belongs to Amorphoplanes digitatis and includes:
- a CDS encoding YbaB/EbfC family nucleoid-associated protein; translated protein: MQQIMKQAQKMQQQVAQAQAELAEAEVTGTAGGGLVTVVVTGLGEFKSIKIDPKAVDPEDIETLEDLVLAAIHNGSEAVRELTEQKMGPATGGLGGLSLPGF
- a CDS encoding DNA polymerase III subunit gamma and tau, translating into MALALYRKYRPRTFAEVIGQEHVTEPLSQALRSGRLHHAYLFSGPRGCGKTSSARILARSLNCEQGPTPEPCGACASCKSLANDGAGSIDVIEIDAASHGGVDDARDLREKAFFAPASSRYKIYVIDEAHMVSSAGFNALLKLVEEPPDYVKFIFATTEPEKVLGTIRSRTHHYPFRLIPPAVLRPYLQQLTEAEGVHVDPAVLPLVVRAGGGSARDTLSVLDQLIAGAGPEGVGYSRAVELLGVTDSALIDEMCDALAAGDGAAAYQTIDRVAEAGHDARRFASDLLERFRDLIILQQIPDAVSKGLIDGPADQLDQMGAQATRLGPATLSRCADIVHNGLVEMRGTTAPRLLLELITARMLLPGADDSSGALLQRLERMERRLTLSGDEVRAQHDSPQTPPAAAAPTASGGGGGGGGGISAARAAAAAASRRAPAPGSAAPTGAAQGGHAEAGAAQGGAGLAQAGGVASGAGGSATAAVESAQVANVASVPAGGIAPGPADPVSAVPSPLHTEGDAAASAAPVSAMPGSAAPVSAVPSGPAASVSAVPGSAAPVSAVPSGPATSVSAVPSGLADPELADPELVDRDLADRELADPGLADRGLADRGLAGSGLGDPGLAGSGLAGPVSAVPGSAQVSGAPSAPVEAASSRQDLRRPPAARRPEPAGIMPDAPVEAGGDDVGAPGQLSVASIREVWPEIMVAVGRKSKKIAALAQGATVRDLDGQTVVLTFRFPAHAKMVAAEPALLSDALYEALGGRWQIRCDVAGEGGASPGSGPAPRAPQGGPSGSGPQGGPSSPAQRAPQGQGAPDDLAGRGAQTQATDGAGATTRQREAAPRASAAGRDVPQSPDAASDDSDDWPEPARPGGRATAAAATPPAADDEWPEPARLGGAQAGDRDAGSGGPADPSVGQSGAAGAPDFDGPAGGRGFDGSENPVSVGGLEPPRSSPPGAGERGGYAPAGAAGQGAAGQGAAGQGAAGQGAAGHGAAGHGAAARNATPAAASAPPAGAGRPTSSGLAAARAAAAGAGRGNAAANRGGANAAAANKNSAWADGTPTEEAPYDPEYDGPVRPGGGAQGHGAAQGRGAPHGHGGGAAFEGFDPGDEPLDDVIDERTARQSSEQQAVQLLRDALGAEKISES
- a CDS encoding ABC transporter permease — its product is MITYIIRRLFAAVVLLFIVSAATFAIFYLVPRLVGSTPETLATRYVGRAATPETVNLIAHKLGFYDPLWLQYGRWVKGIFLGAEYDYGAGVEHCPAPCFGYSFVTHQPVWPDLLDRLPVTLSLAVGASVLWLVFGLSTGVVSALRRGSVLDRAAMSFSLAGVSLPIFFTGMVGLLVFSYKLGWTAPGGTYTPFTESPIDWAYALLLPWLVLALQFSAQYARLTRAGMLETMGEDYIRTARAKGLRERDVNIKHGLRATLTPILTIFGLDFGLLLGGAVLTEQVFSLPGLGKYAVDAITNNDLPKVLGVTLMAAFFVVIANLIVDLLYAVVDPRVRVG
- the recR gene encoding recombination mediator RecR — its product is MYEGAIQDLIDELGRLPGVGPKSAQRIAFHVLSADPADVTRLANALRKVKEQVRFCTTCFNVAESEQCRVCRDTRRGNDVLCVVEEPKDVVAIERTGEFRGRYHVLGGAINPLEGIGPDNLRIRELMIRLGTGEVKELILATDPNTEGEATATYLAIMVKPMGITVTRLASGLPVGGDLEYADEITLGRAFEGRRAV
- a CDS encoding ABC transporter substrate-binding protein, coding for MIRKSKVLVAGTAALALSLSMAACGGSDDDTNGSTSSSKAEFNAAMTKVFNPSDKKGGTVKLANSGDWDTLDPGETYYGYSWNFLRLYGRGLLMFKPVPGAEGNTVTPDLAEGLGVPSDGGKTWTYKLRKGVKFEDGAEVKAADVKYAVLRSIDKETFPNGPAYFEGFLNLPEGYKGPYKSKGVNTDSAITTPDDSTIVFHLKSAFGGFDYLAALPQTVPVPVAKDTGAKYKEHVVSTGPYMFDQNNLGKNFSLKRNPNWDQATDANRKALPDGYEVSLNVNADDIDNRLLSGDLDLDVVGTGVQPAALGRVVGDPALKAQTDNPVLARLWYTSINPTVAPLDNIECRKAVEFAADKTGYQTAYGGPLAGGDIATTILPPMIPGYEKFDLYPAGADNTGDVEKAKAALTACGQPNGFETNMGYRAERPKEKAVAESLQQSLARVGIKLTLKPFPQGDYFSQYAGNPPYVKANKLGLVTNGWGADWNDGFGFLSQIVDSRVIRETGGSSNTSVRIPQVDQMLDAAVAETDTAKRDAQWGPIDKRVMEEAVILPGVYAKSLMIRPKRLSNVFVSEAYSMYDYLSLGVA
- a CDS encoding ABC transporter permease, with translation MVVGPGTQVPIAADPAEGAKAIEGRSLGRIAWTRLKRDRVAMGGGYVVVFLILVAIFAPVIVGLLGSPPNEFHQKLIDTNTLAPYGGTGISGDHLFGVEPQNGRDIFSRVVYGARISLLIAFLATLVSVVIGSTLGVIAGYFGGWVDAVISRAMDVFLAFPLLVFSIALAGVIPDSAFGLSGDSLRIALLIFIIGFFSWPYIGRIVRGQTLSLREREFVDAARSLGARSPYIIFKEMLPNLIGPILVYATLLIPTNILFEAALSFLGVGIRPPTASWGGMLSEAAKFYTIWHFMFFPGIAIFITVLSFNLFGDGLRDALDPKGKR
- a CDS encoding ABC transporter ATP-binding protein → MSGGQPFLEVKDLKIHFPTDDGLVRSVDGLNFSLERGRTLGIVGESGSGKSVTSLGIMGIYNKRNAQVSGEIWLDGEEIVSAGAETVRKLRGNKLAMIFQDPLSAMHPYYTVGKQIVEAYQVHHNVSKKVARKHAVDMLGRVGIPQPDRRVDDYPHQFSGGMRQRAMIAMALVNDPQLLIADEPTTALDVTVQAQILDLMHDLQAEFNSALIVITHDLGVVAELADDVLVMYGGKCIEFAEATTIFDRPEHPYTWGLLGSMPRMDRPNLDRLVPIPGLPPSLINLPTGCAFNPRCAYEERTAGLGTTVQPELTRAGGSKHLVRCHLPTEERQRIWLQEIKPKLEA